DNA sequence from the Coffea arabica cultivar ET-39 chromosome 11c, Coffea Arabica ET-39 HiFi, whole genome shotgun sequence genome:
TCCAACTGTAGCAGGATATGTTGCTAGAATTTGAAGATTGTCCCTTGAAGCGACAACTTAACCAGTTCGAACACTTATAGAGGAGCAGCTAGAAGAACAGCTCGGCCACTGACAATGGCAGCTTGGCCAGCTTAAAGGCTTGCAGCAGCCACTTTCGCATTTGCCACAACACCTGAGCAGTTTAGCCAATTTCAGCAGCAACTTGGAAAGCACGACCACTTCCACGGGCAACTTGGACAACTCAAGGACTTACAAGAGCAACAAGGACTTTTACAGCAGCAGATTGAGCAGCCTGGCCACTTACATGAGCAGCTTGGCCATTTACAGCAGCAGCTCGAACAACCTGGACACTTGCAACAGCAGCTTGAACAGCTTGGACACTTGTAACAGCAGTTTGAGCAACAAGCGCATGATGACTTTGATGACTTCTTCTTTctgaaaaaaagacaaaaatcatAGCTATCCCTTGTTCAGAAATAGTTAGAAACACAAGCAAAATTTGAAACATTATGCTGATCTACATGTGAGCATTTAGGATGAATATAAATAGCATCAAGCAACAGTGAAACAACATGTTCATGAGATCGAAAAGAAAACTTCAATTTATATAAAAGCAGAAAAACTGAATAAAGGAGTCAAATCTGTATAGACAATGTATCTGTTGATTCAATATCTAAGGATCCTCAACTTCATGTtataagaggaaaaaaaattctactTACATTGGATTAGCAAAAGATTTGGCTTCTAGATTTATCCCACCTTCATCTCTGATTGTTCTGTTCGGAAGATCTGTGCCTTGTGCTTTATGTTCTCCTTTTGTTACAGGAGAGTGTTGCCTCAACCTGACAAGCTCACTTGACTTTTGGAGTTCTCTATATCTGTACTGTTCACTGAAAGTGTCTAGTTCTCCTGATTTGTAAAATTCTTCGGAAACGTACAATTCTCCAGAGTTGCCAAATTCATTGGGCTTGTTTGTGTCTCCAACTGGCTTAAAAGCATGATCTCTGGAGAAACTGGCATTTCCTATCGGAATGCTGAATAAAGATTCGGTAGACGCGACACTCCAATCAACTGGTGAAGCTGGCTTTGCAAACACTGACGCTGGAATACGATCAGGATCATATCCTCTTGGTCGTTCCATTACTTGAATAGGAGGAGAATGTGTTGGTGACAAGATTGGAATTACAAATTCATCAGTGACATCTGATTTTTGTGAGCTGGAATGTAAAGATCCAAATAATTCTTCCAATTGGAATAGAACATCATTTTTTCCATCCTTAAGCAGTGAATTGGCGTTTTCCTCTGATTTTGGTGGGGATTCATGATCAGATGTTTTGGACATGGGAATCATGGCAGGATTCACTTGAAAGAAATCGTGAGATGAATTTTCTGACGAAGATGAAGGCAGAGAATTGAATGACTTAGAGGTATCTATTGTGCTAGCTGCAACCTCACTTGTTGCAATTTCTGAATTTGTTCTGGATCCTCCTGAATGTTCAAAACCCATCACAGTTGATGGCTCAAATGAGTCATCCAAATCTACATCTGCTTCCGAAATTCTTGGAAGCCTGCTACTTCCACTTGCATGCTCAGAGTCCATACCTGAAAAAAATTACATGACTCTTATATGAAACTCTCTGTATATTCCAAATGAAAATTAATCATTATACCAAATGAAATTAGAAACAAGAAGGGGACACTGAGGTTCTATAGAATTaggtgttggggggggggggggaacaaAATCCACCAGGAACCTTCAATGatctaatccaaaaaaatagtcTTCAAATCTGAAGGCAATTAATGTGCAGTACACGCAACAATTAACTTTTGCTAGAACAATGTAAAATAATCCAATTATCTTCCAAAATTCTTCCATTGCTCTTCAATTAATTTCCATAAATTTAGCACCCTTCCCTATCTTTCAACTCGCGTTCATTGTGGTTCAAACGAACATTTACAAAAATCAAGAATCTGTCTAGAGAACATGCATCATGGATAAGCTGAAAAGAGAAACTCATTGACAAAAACTTATCTCACCTTAAGTATTTTATACGTTCTACAAGTAAAGCCTCCTTGCCTATATTGGCACAGATATATCCTCTTATGTTTCCAAATCCCTTCAAGCCCCAATAATAGTCGCTCCAATGAAGAATCAGAAGATTAACATAAACccccatatatatatgtatatgtatatgtatacgCAATGTAAGTATAACTCCACACcaaaaaaatgagagaaattgAACCGAACCCAGATGAATAAAAAGAGATAAGAATAAGGATAGCCCCAGGGAAGATTTACGTTAAATTAAGCCCGAAATGATGAATCTCATTTACGGGATTGGGTTTTTTATTGGTttccttttggctttcttgTATGTCTTGCTGACTTTGTAAAACTATATAGGCGCAGGTAATCCTCCTTCGATATTTGAGGGATTGAATATTTGACCTTCTCTACCACAGAAATCAAGAATCTTGGCAACAATACAGAAAGAATGACTAGGGTTTTTGGTAGATAAACCATATACAACGATGAGATGGAAGGTAAAACGCATGTTTCGGTTGATGAGATATAGTAAAATTTCTTGATGTAGCAGAACTCGCTGCTCCTTTTGGCGCCAGTCGTTAGCTACTCTCACAACATGTGTTCTGCACGTGACTAGTTCAGGTTTTCCTAATCAGTAGACTTCCGTTTCTTTTTCCCCTGGTAAAGAGGAAAAGCGCGTAATAATATTGTGCAAGGTAGATAGGGGTTTAAAATATGAATCAAATtacttgatatatatatatatatatatatatttcatttAGAGTATATCTCACTCTTTTACTTAGATTAATCCCTTTAAGATTGTGTAGAGTCTTATTCCAAAGATATACAACGAAATAACATACGAAGGTTATCACGGGATACACAGCGAAATAGCACACATATTATTACGGAATCTGCTGGTAATTACTAGACCACGGAACCCGTCGGATTACCTGTGAGAAGCAAATTACTTGATATTTGATAATAGAATTTTGCTACATGAAACCACCAAACAGAGTGCTAGCAATTTGTTTTCATGATTGCCATGCAACGTAAATAAGGGTTCAAAGACAATCAAATTACTTGATATTTGATGACAGAGTTTCGCTACATAAATAAAACCACCCAACATAATAGTGTACTAGCAATTTGTGTTCACTCGGCTACTTTGCTCATTTAgtataaaaattgaaattaataAGAATATGAAATTCAGTGATCCAATCAATATGGAGATTCTCTGAGAAATTAGAATGCAAGAGAAGTGAATGAAAACTCTATCAAGCAGATAATTCCAAAAGAGTTTGTTTTACCATACCTTGGATTTTTTGGAGTATCAAATTTGGTTGTTTGAACACTGAATCAAAACCCTCATTCACGAATCACGAGATATAAATCCTAGGGTTTGCGAATGGAATTGTTTAAAtactttgctttgaagaaagaGACTCAATTTTGATCCcatgaaaggaaaacaaaggaataAAGAAACTCATTTAGAATACTTACGACATTTACATGGCGTTTCCTTGCAGCAATGGCATTCATCAAGTTAAGAAGTCGAATATGAAATCTCATAATGTGgcttatttccttttcttacaACTCCATCCACGATTAGATTTTTATTCTTCATTCTCAGACCTTGGATTCTTTCCCTTCTAAACCTTttcttctatttcctttttttgaACAAATTTATTTGATAGTTAGTAAGACCAATTCAGAAAGTGTAAAGGCAAAAAGTCATAGGTCAATTTGGTCTCGTCCATGATAAATCTAATTTAAAGAACTACATAACTAGAATTTATGCTTTTATTGTTAGTATCAGATAAAAACTTATTTGGATTCAATTCAACTAATATTAAAATTTTGTCACACGTGCTTTTAGAGTGCGTTTGGTATAAACGCCGTAATTAATTGTGTTTTCTATtcattttttcactttacataaaacTATAGGGGGTTATATGACTATTTTAAAACTTTAGGGGGATTATCTGGTGTTATATAGAACTACAGGGGGTTATAAGTAATTTACCCAAAAAATACACCAGTACAATTTTGTAACGGACCTTAAATTGCGTTAAAGAAGCGCCCATGTGCTCTTAACGCTTTTCAGTAGAAGCGTAAGAATCAGAACAGAGAAGAGATTAAATCCCTGAAAGTCCACACACGCACACTCGCTCACATGTAATTCCTCTCCTCCTGAAAGTGACAGCTCTACTCTCCCCTTTCCCACCGTTTTGAAAGTTTTCATTTCTCCTGAAAAAGGTAAAATTTTTAATTCCTACATTTCTACAATTCACTGTGCGTTACGCTTGAATTCAACCATGAATATACATCTGGGGTGCATTCTATTAATCTTGTTAATAGGTTTTAGATAGTTGTGCAGCTCGGATTCGTGACTGCTGtacttttctgttttcttttgcaACTTTTATAAGCTATAATTGCTGGAATTGCTTTTCTTGAAGTTAACTTAACGTTGATAAAGTAATTAACCTCCATTTTGATGGTTTCAGCTTTGTGGGTCTCAGATTTTAGCTCTAGAAAGCTGAAGTCGTCTTTGTGTGTGTtgtgtgggggggggggagggtggGGAGGGAGGGGGTTTTATCTTTTGACCTTACAGAATTCTGTGTGTAAATTGAGGTGGGTTTGAAAGGGGAGGGGGATTTATGACTCGTGATTCTTTGGATGTGCTTCAAAACTTTGAACTTTTTCCTTGTTGTGTTTGTGGAAGAATCAGAGTAACAGGGTGTTGCGTTATGCCGCTTTTGGCAGGATGGTGACTTTTGCAAATTAAATTGACTTTAAAAATCGATGTAGTGGACTTTATTTTCACATCCCTTTATTTTGGATAATGGAAGTTGGAAaccaaaaataataatgataataagcAGGCAATTTTTGGTATTCATTGCTTTCCATTTCTGAGGTGCAGTAGGGAGGATGGAACtagaaatgaaaggttttggaTGTTGTGGGTGCTATATTATCCACTATTTCCTGGGAGAGAAATAAGATTGAAATTaactattattttcattttctttcttctgcaTGCTTTCAAACTGTTTTCCATTACTCAGAGAGGGTATCAATGATAAGATACAAGCTTTTTTTATACCAACAGTAACAAATGATTGTTGTATCAATGGCGACCCAATCACTCATCTGCAtaatagtttttcttgtttataaGGATCTTTCTGATTCTTGGAAGAATGAGGGGCAAAGATCTTGTGTTCTTATATAAGACCTGATTGATCTGTACACATTTGTTATGAGATTGTGGCTGCATATGGCCTTGAATTTTCAATTCACCTTCATTGCTGAGCTTGAGTACATTTTTGTTATAAGACAGCTGCAAGTGGCCATGTTGATTTTAAAGCAGCTGGATTAGTGCATCTTCTGTTGTCAAATTGCTGAATTCAATCTCTTGAAGTCCCAGGCATGTAGAACTGTATTGCAATGTGCAGAAAAGGTGAATGAAAGCCTCAGGACTTTTAGCATACAAAAAATCTCTGAAATGTAAATTTAAGAGATTTTTTGAGTGAAATATCTGTTTTTGTAAACTTAATAATTGAGGGAATTCTTTAATGTGTTTGAGCACGTCActgcttcttttttatttcttttctcttaTTGGCTGTGGAAACCTTGTGTAATAAGCAGCCTTACTGAGAATGCATGGTTTTCCTATTATCATTCAGGTTTACATACAATGGAGAACAAATAGGCCTTAGTATGATGACAAAGAATTGTGAGCTTTGTTGAACAAATTATCAGCCAAAAATGCATTGAGactcactcacaatctgatTGCCGATGCTGATCTGTTTAAACCGTCTGATAGCTGAGTTAAGCAAATGGCAGAACGTCAAACTCAAGAAATTCCTTCCAAGTTTCCTGAATTTGTCCCAAGTAACAGCGATTCAAGGTTTCCTTCAAATGGGCGTCTTGAAGATTATTTTCGTGGGTTGGGCAATCCTGGGTTTAAGAAGAGGGGGCATGGACTTGGAAGTCGGTCTTGGGTAAAGATTGATCAAAATGGGAATTCAAAGATTTTGGAATTGGATAAAGCTACTGTGATGAGGCATTGCTCTTTGCCATCAAGGGATCTTCGTCTGTTGGATCCAATGTTTATCTATCCTTCCAGCATTCTAGGTCGAGAAAAGGCTATCGTGGTTAATCTTGAAATGATTAGGTGTATAATCACGGCTGATGAGGTGATACTGATGAATTCGTTGGATGCATCTGTAGTCCACTATGTATCAGAATTGTGCAAACGCCTTCAAGCAAATAAAGATCAAGCTGGTGTGTTTACAttagtctcttttttttttagcactTCTTCTTTATCATATAACACTAAATTTATGCTGTTGGACTACACTTTGTGTTTGGTTGGTGTTTGTGAATAATTTACCTCTAAGAGGTTAAGCTTTTGGATAAGGCATCTGTAGTTCACTTTAAATGAGAATTGTGCAAACGCCCTCAAGCAAATAAAGATCAAGCTGATGTGTTTATATTAGTCTCATTTTTTAGCACTTCTTATTTACCATATAACACTAAATTTATGCTGTTGGACTACACTTTGTGTTtggttggtatttgtgaataaGTTACTTACCTCTAAGAGCATAAGCTTTTGGATAAGGCAGTAGCTTAACTGTTTgcaaattttgataaatttatcTAAGGTAAAAGCCAAACTTCAAAAGTGAATAGGTATGCAGAAGTTTTGAGTTTCAGAGTTTACTTTATAATTGGAAGTTTTagaataagaccaaattgattttccagatttctagaAGATCTCTATTGGACATTAAGCTGCATTTTATTATGAAACTCAGGTCAACACAATTCTTATCCCATGAAATCTTAGGTAGCTTTATAAATTCGTTTCTTCCACTTTTCAAAGTTCCAGCCTGCAACCCTTTCGCATGGTAAGAGTTCCAGTGGCGGATTAATTTGGGTTGAGTTACAGTTGTGGTTTCACTTAATGGAAACTGGTAATATAGAAAGGAAGCGCCACTTGGCTGCTGCTGCGCATTTCAATTTGTTACACCAATACCTGCTACAGTAATGtgccattattattattattttttggccaaaagaaaaagagcagATGTATTGGAAGGCCATACTTTCTCTTAGATTTGACAGTTTTATTACTAAATCATGCCCCAGAGAGTTTATTTCTGCGCAGAGAAGAGATGAATTCATGAGATAG
Encoded proteins:
- the LOC113716237 gene encoding uncharacterized protein, with protein sequence MDSEHASGSSRLPRISEADVDLDDSFEPSTVMGFEHSGGSRTNSEIATSEVAASTIDTSKSFNSLPSSSSENSSHDFFQVNPAMIPMSKTSDHESPPKSEENANSLLKDGKNDVLFQLEELFGSLHSSSQKSDVTDEFVIPILSPTHSPPIQVMERPRGYDPDRIPASVFAKPASPVDWSVASTESLFSIPIGNASFSRDHAFKPVGDTNKPNEFGNSGELYVSEEFYKSGELDTFSEQYRYRELQKSSELVRLRQHSPVTKGEHKAQGTDLPNRTIRDEGGINLEAKSFANPIKKKSSKSSCACCSNCCYKCPSCSSCCCKCPGCSSCCCKWPSCSCKWPGCSICCCKSPCCSCKSLSCPSCPWKWSCFPSCC